A single genomic interval of Amycolatopsis albispora harbors:
- a CDS encoding endonuclease/exonuclease/phosphatase family protein — MSFNLFQLPWPLQPSHRDKAARARAAEAVIREARPDVLVLNEAFSGEALDLVRSLADDWPHRTPVVGRHTRWLAVSGGVAVLSKLPITARHQVVFTDHCLGTSDRFAAKGAALVRFDGWWVAGTHLQADAWQPRRAHAVRTRQLTTIRRLVERIVPPSEPVVIAGDLNVGLARLAEAGRTLGATLHPAPTWTYDAMTNPLARPAGYRDVLDHIGAFHGADVRAVIGPVSVAGFEGDTIPSDHYPVLAKIEY, encoded by the coding sequence ATGAGCTTCAACCTGTTCCAGCTGCCGTGGCCGTTGCAGCCGTCGCACCGCGACAAGGCGGCCCGCGCGCGTGCCGCGGAGGCGGTGATCCGCGAGGCACGGCCCGACGTGCTGGTGCTGAACGAGGCCTTCAGTGGGGAGGCGCTGGACCTGGTCCGCTCGCTGGCCGACGACTGGCCGCACCGCACGCCGGTGGTCGGCAGGCACACGCGGTGGCTGGCGGTCAGCGGCGGGGTCGCGGTGCTGAGCAAGCTGCCGATCACCGCACGCCACCAGGTGGTGTTCACCGACCACTGCCTCGGCACCAGCGACCGCTTCGCCGCCAAGGGCGCCGCGCTGGTCCGGTTCGACGGCTGGTGGGTGGCGGGCACCCACTTGCAGGCCGACGCCTGGCAGCCGCGTCGCGCGCACGCGGTCCGCACGCGCCAGCTCACCACGATCCGGCGGCTGGTCGAGCGGATCGTGCCGCCGTCCGAGCCGGTGGTGATCGCCGGTGACCTCAACGTCGGCCTCGCGCGGCTCGCCGAGGCCGGGCGAACGCTCGGCGCGACCCTGCACCCCGCGCCCACCTGGACTTACGACGCGATGACCAATCCACTCGCCAGGCCCGCGGGTTATCGGGACGTGCTCGACCACATCGGTGCCTTCCACGGTGCTGACGTGCGGGCGGTGATCGGGCCGGTGTCCGTCGCCGGTTTCGAGGGTGACACGATTCCCTCGGACCACTACCCGGTACTGGCGAAGATCGAGTACTAA
- a CDS encoding neutral/alkaline ceramidase, whose product MPVSRRQVLAGAAAVPLVAGALGGTAARAAGGYRIGVGIADVTGPAAENGMMGYSMPQQQTAGIHQRTRARAYVIDDGTRRIAFVNADLGAIFQSVHQAVLAELAKAYGNLYTEQNVLLNATHTHAGCGGYSHYAAYNLSILGFQRQTFDAVVGGIVEAVKAAHEDLAPGTIRLGRSELTDGSANRSRTAFELNPAADKAFFPLSIDPAMTVLRLARSGRDTGAICWFATHGTSMTNGNKLISGDNKGYAAYHWEHDHAGVRYLDGKPSFVASFPQTNAGDMSPNLNLKPGSGPTEDEFENTRIIGERQYRAARAAYDSSTPLTGPIDYRMSFVDMSDVEVDGRFTPDGRPRRTCTAAIGASMLAGSTEDGPGLPLPEGIRNPFVDALGGMDAPVPKELADAQAPKVVAVPFGAMKPYPWAPEVLPLQLVRIGSLYLVAVPAECTIVAGLRLRRTVAAELGVPLENVVVQGYANAYSQYVTTPEEYDSQQYEGASTLFGRYTLPAYQQEFARLAAAMRAGTPVDPGPRPRDLSGKQLNFQPGVVFDSAPPFKDFGDVLTEAKSSYRRGERVLVEFVTGHPKNNLRRGGTFLEVQRLVDGAWVRHADDGDWATKYHWARTVLGESKAVLTWDIPVNAPLGKYRLVHHGDWKHGITGAITAFTGTSRAFVVA is encoded by the coding sequence ATGCCGGTCAGCCGGAGGCAGGTGCTGGCGGGAGCCGCCGCGGTCCCACTGGTGGCGGGCGCGCTGGGCGGCACGGCCGCGCGCGCGGCGGGCGGCTACCGGATCGGCGTCGGCATCGCCGACGTCACCGGGCCCGCCGCGGAGAACGGCATGATGGGCTACTCCATGCCGCAGCAGCAGACCGCGGGCATCCACCAGCGCACCCGGGCGCGTGCCTACGTCATCGACGACGGGACCCGGCGGATCGCCTTCGTCAACGCCGATCTCGGCGCCATCTTCCAGTCGGTGCACCAGGCCGTGCTCGCCGAGCTGGCCAAGGCGTACGGGAACCTCTACACCGAGCAGAACGTCCTGCTCAACGCCACGCACACGCACGCGGGCTGCGGCGGCTATTCGCATTACGCGGCCTACAACCTGTCGATCCTCGGTTTCCAGCGGCAGACCTTCGACGCGGTGGTCGGCGGCATCGTCGAGGCGGTCAAGGCCGCGCACGAGGACCTGGCACCCGGCACGATCCGGCTCGGGCGCAGCGAACTGACCGACGGCAGCGCCAACCGCTCACGCACTGCCTTCGAGCTGAACCCGGCTGCGGACAAGGCGTTCTTCCCGCTGTCGATCGATCCGGCGATGACCGTGCTGCGGCTGGCCCGGTCCGGCCGCGACACCGGTGCGATCTGCTGGTTCGCCACACACGGCACCTCGATGACCAACGGCAACAAGCTGATCAGCGGGGACAACAAGGGTTACGCCGCCTACCACTGGGAGCACGACCACGCCGGCGTGCGTTACCTGGACGGCAAGCCCTCGTTCGTGGCCAGCTTCCCGCAGACCAATGCCGGGGACATGTCGCCGAACCTGAACCTGAAACCGGGTTCCGGCCCGACCGAGGACGAGTTCGAGAACACCAGGATCATCGGCGAGCGCCAGTACCGCGCCGCCCGCGCCGCCTACGACTCGAGCACCCCGCTCACCGGGCCGATCGACTACCGGATGTCCTTTGTGGACATGTCCGATGTGGAGGTGGACGGCCGGTTCACCCCGGACGGCCGCCCGCGGCGCACCTGCACCGCGGCGATCGGCGCCTCGATGCTGGCGGGCAGCACGGAGGACGGCCCCGGTCTGCCGCTGCCCGAGGGCATCCGCAACCCGTTCGTCGACGCGCTCGGCGGCATGGACGCGCCGGTGCCGAAGGAACTGGCCGACGCGCAGGCGCCGAAGGTGGTCGCGGTGCCGTTCGGCGCGATGAAGCCGTACCCGTGGGCGCCGGAGGTGTTGCCGCTGCAACTGGTGCGCATCGGCTCGCTGTACCTGGTCGCCGTGCCCGCCGAGTGCACCATCGTCGCGGGGCTGCGGCTGCGCCGCACGGTCGCCGCCGAACTCGGCGTGCCGCTGGAGAACGTGGTGGTGCAGGGGTACGCCAACGCCTACAGCCAGTACGTGACCACGCCGGAGGAGTACGACTCGCAGCAGTACGAGGGCGCGTCCACCCTGTTCGGCCGGTACACGCTGCCCGCGTACCAGCAGGAGTTCGCGCGCCTGGCGGCGGCGATGCGCGCGGGCACGCCGGTCGATCCGGGCCCGCGCCCGCGCGACCTGTCGGGAAAGCAGCTGAACTTCCAGCCGGGCGTGGTGTTCGACAGCGCGCCGCCGTTCAAGGACTTCGGGGACGTGCTGACCGAGGCGAAGAGCAGCTACCGGCGCGGGGAGCGGGTGCTGGTGGAGTTCGTGACCGGGCACCCGAAGAACAACCTGCGCCGCGGCGGCACCTTTCTCGAGGTGCAGCGGCTGGTCGACGGGGCGTGGGTGCGCCACGCCGACGACGGCGACTGGGCGACGAAGTACCACTGGGCCAGGACCGTGCTCGGCGAGTCGAAGGCCGTGCTCACCTGGGACATCCCGGTGAACGCGCCGCTGGGCAAGTACCGGCTGGTGCACCACGGCGACTGGAAGCACGGCATCACCGGCGCGATCACCGCGTTCACCGGGACGTCACGGGCTTTTGTGGTCGCCTGA
- a CDS encoding ABC transporter ATP-binding protein, with translation MSTTVQPKGRLPRLKVLWSFARPHRGTLALGLLLALLGSAAGLATPMVTKWVLDQLGSSGSLTGPVLALVALLVAGVLIWTCQWILLGTLGERVVQGARESMVRRFFRATVPAVTRRPPGELVTRVTSDTVLLREAATSSVIALINGVVMLVGTLVLMATLDLLLLGTTVLAVVVVAILFALLMPAIAKAQERAQEHVGRLGGLLEGALRAIRTVKVSGAEERQADNVLREAESSAAHSIRAVRREAVAWTIAWAGIQVAIIAILGLGAWRVGLGLLEVSSLIAFLLYAFGLMEPIMELSQNVTTLQSGIAAAGRIREVETMPVETDGTARPALVAEPAPAGPVLEFRGLTAAYGPDAEPAVRDIDLVVPRRGHVAIVGPSGAGKTTLFSLLLRFLEPQQGELLLDGRPYHEYTFAQVRERFAYVEQETPVVPGTIRENLLYSHPEATEAELRAVLDEVRLTEKITSLEHGLDTPLSSTSVSGGQRQRIALARAVLRTPEVLLLDEATAQVDGLTEAAIHDCIRRRAATGAVLTIAHRLSTVLDADSIVVMDGGRIRARGTHEELLRTDQLYRELVEALRIATEERESAA, from the coding sequence GTGAGCACAACTGTTCAACCGAAGGGACGCCTGCCGCGCCTGAAGGTGCTGTGGTCCTTCGCCCGGCCCCACCGGGGCACACTGGCGCTGGGCCTGCTGCTCGCGTTGCTGGGCTCGGCGGCGGGCCTGGCCACGCCGATGGTCACCAAGTGGGTGCTCGACCAGCTCGGCTCGTCGGGCTCGCTCACCGGGCCGGTGCTGGCGCTGGTCGCGCTGCTGGTGGCCGGCGTGCTGATCTGGACCTGCCAGTGGATCCTGCTCGGCACCCTCGGCGAGCGCGTGGTGCAGGGCGCCCGCGAATCGATGGTCCGCCGGTTCTTCCGCGCCACCGTGCCCGCGGTGACCCGGCGCCCGCCCGGCGAGCTGGTCACCCGGGTCACCTCCGACACCGTGCTGCTGCGCGAAGCCGCCACCTCCAGCGTGATCGCGCTGATCAACGGTGTGGTGATGCTGGTCGGCACGCTGGTGCTGATGGCAACGCTCGACCTGCTCCTGCTGGGCACCACGGTGCTCGCGGTGGTGGTCGTGGCGATCCTGTTCGCCCTGCTCATGCCCGCCATCGCGAAGGCTCAGGAACGCGCGCAGGAACACGTCGGCAGGCTCGGCGGACTTCTCGAGGGCGCGCTGCGCGCGATCCGCACGGTGAAGGTCAGCGGTGCCGAGGAACGCCAGGCCGACAACGTGCTGCGCGAGGCGGAATCCTCGGCGGCGCACAGCATCCGCGCGGTCCGCCGCGAGGCGGTGGCGTGGACGATCGCATGGGCCGGCATCCAGGTGGCGATCATCGCCATCCTCGGCCTCGGTGCCTGGCGGGTCGGCCTCGGGCTGCTGGAGGTCTCCAGCCTGATCGCCTTCCTGCTCTACGCCTTCGGCCTGATGGAGCCGATCATGGAGCTGAGCCAGAACGTGACCACGCTCCAGTCCGGGATCGCCGCCGCCGGGCGGATCCGCGAGGTGGAGACGATGCCGGTGGAGACCGACGGCACCGCACGCCCGGCGCTGGTGGCCGAGCCCGCCCCGGCGGGCCCGGTGCTGGAGTTCCGCGGGCTCACCGCCGCCTACGGGCCGGACGCCGAGCCCGCCGTGCGCGACATCGACCTGGTCGTGCCGCGGCGCGGGCACGTGGCGATCGTCGGGCCGTCCGGCGCGGGCAAGACCACGCTGTTCTCCCTGCTGCTGCGGTTTCTCGAGCCACAGCAAGGAGAACTGCTGCTCGACGGCAGGCCGTACCACGAATACACCTTCGCCCAGGTGCGGGAGCGGTTCGCCTACGTCGAGCAGGAGACGCCGGTGGTGCCCGGCACCATCCGGGAGAACCTGCTCTACTCCCACCCCGAGGCCACCGAGGCCGAGCTGCGGGCGGTGCTCGACGAGGTCCGCCTGACCGAGAAGATCACTTCGCTGGAGCACGGCCTGGACACCCCGCTGTCCTCGACCTCGGTCTCCGGCGGGCAGCGGCAGCGGATCGCGCTGGCGCGGGCGGTGCTGCGCACGCCGGAGGTGCTGCTGCTGGACGAGGCGACCGCCCAGGTGGACGGGCTCACCGAAGCCGCGATCCACGACTGCATCCGGCGACGGGCGGCCACCGGCGCGGTGCTCACCATCGCGCACCGGCTGTCCACCGTGCTCGACGCCGATTCGATCGTGGTGATGGACGGCGGCCGCATCCGCGCGCGGGGCACGCACGAGGAACTGCTGCGGACCGACCAGCTGTACCGCGAACTGGTCGAGGCGCTGCGGATCGCGACCGAGGAACGGGAGTCAGCCGCGTAG
- a CDS encoding IclR family transcriptional regulator encodes MCPGERNDEGATAARLALLLTAFRPGDSALGVSELARRTGLPKSSTHRLIGHLARQGLLERDGTGVRLGLRLFEIGQLAVRQRGLADAARPYLADLREATRNTVHFAVLEGTEVVYLDVLRGPDAPRLPSRTGGRFPAHATAVGKAILAFSPDSLVEQVIAAGLGRISRRTITAPGLLRRQLAKARAEGVAYEREESVPGVVCVAAPVLDAGGTAVAGISLAGWANRMGTARIGPAVRTASLALSRTLRG; translated from the coding sequence ATGTGTCCCGGTGAGCGGAACGACGAGGGAGCCACCGCGGCCCGGCTGGCACTGCTGCTGACCGCCTTCCGCCCCGGCGACTCCGCGCTCGGCGTGTCCGAGCTGGCCAGGCGCACCGGCCTGCCGAAGTCCAGCACGCACCGGCTGATCGGCCACCTCGCCCGGCAGGGCCTGCTCGAACGCGACGGCACCGGGGTCCGGCTGGGCCTGCGGCTGTTCGAGATCGGGCAGCTCGCGGTCCGCCAGCGCGGGCTGGCCGACGCCGCCCGCCCGTATCTCGCCGACCTGCGCGAGGCGACCCGCAACACCGTCCACTTCGCCGTGCTGGAGGGCACCGAGGTGGTCTACCTCGACGTGCTGCGCGGACCGGACGCCCCGCGCCTGCCCTCGCGCACCGGCGGGCGGTTCCCGGCCCACGCCACGGCCGTCGGCAAGGCCATTCTCGCGTTCTCCCCGGACAGCCTGGTGGAGCAGGTGATCGCCGCCGGGCTGGGCCGGATCAGCCGCCGCACCATCACCGCGCCCGGCCTGCTCCGGCGCCAGCTCGCCAAGGCACGCGCCGAAGGCGTGGCCTACGAACGCGAGGAGTCGGTGCCGGGCGTGGTGTGCGTGGCGGCACCGGTGCTCGACGCCGGCGGCACCGCGGTCGCCGGGATCTCCTTGGCGGGCTGGGCGAACCGGATGGGCACGGCCAGGATCGGCCCCGCCGTCCGGACCGCCTCGCTCGCCCTCTCGCGCACGCTACGCGGCTGA
- a CDS encoding TetR/AcrR family transcriptional regulator, which yields MPTSRTWGGTTLTDRKAARRAQLIEAGIDLLGAEAGPSMSVRALCRHAKLTERYFYESFTDRDDVVLAVYEHVGQAARQALIDAVEASSPEPEQRARAAVTAFVELIIDDPRKGRVLLLAPLSDPALSSRGVELLPAFAALIREQLPPGAAEADRDMTAIGLVGALANLFIAYLGGLLEVSREHLIDHCVRLLARA from the coding sequence ATGCCGACGAGCCGGACCTGGGGTGGCACCACGCTCACCGATCGTAAGGCGGCGCGCCGGGCGCAGCTGATCGAGGCGGGCATCGACCTGCTCGGCGCGGAGGCGGGGCCGTCGATGAGCGTGCGTGCCCTCTGCCGCCACGCCAAGCTCACCGAGCGCTACTTCTACGAGAGCTTCACCGACCGCGACGACGTGGTGCTCGCCGTCTACGAGCACGTCGGCCAGGCCGCGCGGCAGGCGCTGATCGACGCGGTCGAAGCGAGTTCGCCCGAGCCGGAGCAGCGCGCCAGGGCGGCGGTGACGGCCTTCGTCGAGCTGATCATCGACGACCCGCGCAAGGGCCGGGTGCTGCTGCTGGCCCCGCTGAGCGATCCCGCGCTGTCCAGCCGCGGCGTGGAGCTGCTGCCCGCGTTCGCCGCGCTGATCCGCGAGCAGCTGCCGCCCGGCGCGGCCGAAGCCGATCGCGACATGACCGCGATCGGGCTGGTCGGCGCGCTCGCGAACCTGTTCATCGCCTATCTCGGCGGGTTGCTCGAGGTGTCCCGGGAGCACCTGATCGATCACTGCGTCCGGCTGCTCGCCCGCGCCTGA
- a CDS encoding LLM class F420-dependent oxidoreductase, with translation MKLGYHVGYWSSGPTPGALEAITEADRLGFDSVWSAEAYGSDAFTPLAWWGSATERVKLGTNIVQMSARTPTATAMSALTMDHLSGGRFVLGLGASGPQVVEGWYGQPYPKPLARTREYVEIVRRVLAREAPVTFDGQFYQLPHPGGAKLGKPLKSTVHPLRADLPIYLAAEGPKNVALAAEICDGWLPLFFSPKSDAFYRAALEEGFAREGARRGFADFEVPASAPVIVHDDVEEAAALIKPSLALYIGGMGAKDANFHHDVFVRMGYEDVAGKVQELYLSGRKQEAAAAIPTALVEDISLIGPPSKIREELAEWDKTVVTTLLVRGDAAALRKIADVLS, from the coding sequence ATGAAGCTGGGTTACCACGTCGGTTACTGGTCCTCCGGCCCCACGCCGGGCGCGCTGGAGGCGATCACCGAGGCGGACCGGCTCGGCTTCGACTCGGTGTGGAGCGCCGAGGCCTACGGCTCCGACGCGTTCACCCCGCTGGCCTGGTGGGGCTCCGCCACCGAGCGGGTCAAGCTGGGCACGAACATCGTGCAGATGTCCGCCCGCACGCCGACCGCCACCGCGATGAGCGCGCTGACCATGGACCACCTCTCCGGCGGCCGCTTTGTGCTCGGCCTCGGCGCGTCCGGCCCGCAGGTGGTGGAGGGCTGGTACGGGCAGCCGTACCCGAAGCCGCTGGCACGCACCCGCGAGTACGTGGAGATCGTGCGGCGGGTGCTGGCGCGCGAGGCGCCGGTGACCTTCGACGGGCAGTTCTACCAGCTGCCGCACCCCGGCGGCGCGAAGCTGGGCAAGCCGCTCAAGTCCACAGTGCACCCGCTGCGCGCGGACCTGCCGATCTACCTCGCCGCCGAGGGCCCGAAGAACGTGGCGCTCGCGGCCGAGATCTGCGACGGCTGGCTGCCGTTGTTCTTCTCGCCCAAGAGTGACGCCTTCTACCGGGCCGCGCTGGAGGAAGGCTTCGCCCGGGAGGGCGCGCGGCGCGGCTTCGCCGACTTCGAGGTGCCCGCGTCGGCCCCGGTGATCGTGCACGACGACGTGGAGGAAGCGGCCGCGTTGATCAAACCGTCGCTCGCGCTCTACATCGGCGGCATGGGCGCGAAGGACGCGAACTTCCACCACGACGTTTTTGTCCGCATGGGCTACGAGGACGTGGCGGGCAAGGTGCAGGAGCTGTACCTGTCGGGCCGCAAGCAGGAGGCCGCCGCGGCCATCCCGACCGCGCTGGTGGAGGACATCTCGCTGATCGGCCCGCCGTCGAAGATCCGCGAGGAGCTGGCGGAGTGGGACAAGACGGTGGTGACCACGCTGCTGGTGCGCGGGGACGCCGCCGCGCTGCGCAAGATCGCCGACGTGCTCTCGTAG
- the dmpG gene encoding 4-hydroxy-2-oxovalerate aldolase, giving the protein MTSSEVRLVDTTLRDGSHAMAHQFTEQNVRDTVRALDTAGISLIEVTHGDGLGGSTFNYGFSLVDERKLIAAAVEEAKRAKIAVLLLPGLGTVDDLKAAADLGAGAVRIATHCTEADVSIQHFGAARELGMETVGFLMLSHMSTPDELAKQGRIMVDAGCQCVYVVDSAGALILEDASDRVAALVAEFGDQAQAGYHGHQNLSFGVANSVLAHRAGARQIDGSLAALGAGAGNSPTEVLAATFERLGVRTGVDKDVLMDAAENVVKPYITRLPVMDRSSIVQGFAGVYSSFLLHAERAAERYGVPAHEILYRVGEAKYVGGQEDMIIDIALKLVAERDQARASSRTQ; this is encoded by the coding sequence ATGACCTCGAGCGAAGTCCGGCTCGTCGACACCACCCTCCGCGACGGCAGCCACGCGATGGCACACCAGTTCACCGAGCAGAACGTGCGCGACACCGTGCGCGCGCTGGACACCGCGGGCATCTCGCTGATCGAGGTGACCCACGGCGACGGCCTCGGCGGGTCCACTTTCAACTACGGGTTCTCGCTCGTCGACGAGCGCAAGCTGATCGCGGCCGCGGTCGAGGAAGCCAAGCGCGCCAAGATCGCCGTGCTGCTGCTGCCCGGCCTCGGCACCGTCGACGACCTCAAGGCGGCGGCCGACCTGGGCGCGGGCGCGGTCCGGATCGCCACGCACTGCACCGAGGCCGACGTGTCCATCCAGCACTTCGGCGCGGCCCGCGAACTCGGCATGGAGACCGTGGGTTTCCTGATGCTGTCCCACATGTCCACTCCGGACGAACTGGCCAAGCAGGGCCGGATCATGGTGGACGCGGGCTGCCAGTGCGTCTACGTGGTCGACTCGGCGGGCGCGCTGATCCTGGAGGACGCCTCGGACCGCGTCGCCGCGCTGGTCGCCGAATTCGGTGACCAGGCGCAGGCCGGGTACCACGGGCACCAGAACCTGAGCTTCGGCGTGGCGAACTCCGTGCTGGCCCACCGCGCCGGCGCCCGCCAGATCGACGGTTCGCTGGCCGCGCTCGGCGCCGGTGCGGGCAACTCGCCGACCGAGGTGCTGGCGGCCACCTTCGAACGCCTCGGCGTGCGCACCGGCGTGGACAAGGACGTGCTGATGGACGCCGCGGAGAACGTGGTCAAGCCCTACATCACCCGGCTGCCGGTGATGGACCGGTCGTCGATCGTGCAGGGCTTCGCCGGGGTGTACTCGAGCTTCCTGCTGCACGCGGAACGCGCCGCCGAGCGCTACGGCGTGCCCGCGCACGAGATCCTCTACCGGGTCGGCGAGGCGAAGTACGTCGGCGGCCAGGAGGACATGATCATCGACATCGCGCTGAAGCTGGTGGCCGAACGGGATCAGGCGCGGGCGAGCAGCCGGACGCAGTGA
- a CDS encoding 2-keto-4-pentenoate hydratase yields MPDTALHHALAEDLLAAYVSGEPIPPLIETHPGLTVADAYAVQLEQVRHWEADGGVVRGHKVGLSSEAARRQIGVDEPDFGHLLDTMFYAEGEPIPTARFLQPRIEPEIAFVLRKPLRGPGVTAEQAADAVDHLLPALELVDSRIRDWKISIVDTVADNASSGAVVLGSTPVPLDAIDLTGAPCSLHLNDEVIETGDSSAVMGSPLNSLVWIANKLGEMGTALQPGHVILSGSITRVSPVAPGDRVTCTIDGLGAVSAVFS; encoded by the coding sequence ATGCCCGACACCGCCCTGCACCACGCGCTCGCCGAAGACCTGCTCGCCGCCTACGTCTCCGGTGAACCGATTCCGCCGCTGATCGAAACCCACCCCGGGCTGACCGTCGCCGACGCCTACGCCGTGCAGCTCGAACAGGTCCGGCACTGGGAGGCCGACGGCGGGGTGGTGCGCGGGCACAAGGTCGGCCTGTCCAGCGAGGCGGCCCGGCGCCAGATCGGCGTGGACGAACCGGATTTCGGGCACCTGCTCGACACCATGTTCTACGCCGAGGGCGAGCCGATCCCGACCGCGCGCTTCCTGCAGCCGCGGATCGAACCGGAGATCGCCTTCGTGCTGCGGAAACCGCTGCGCGGCCCGGGTGTCACCGCCGAGCAGGCCGCCGACGCGGTGGACCACCTGCTGCCCGCGCTGGAACTGGTCGACTCGCGCATCCGCGACTGGAAGATCTCCATTGTGGACACCGTGGCGGACAACGCCTCCTCGGGCGCGGTGGTGCTCGGCTCCACGCCGGTGCCGCTCGACGCGATCGACCTGACCGGTGCGCCGTGTTCGCTGCACCTCAACGACGAGGTGATCGAAACCGGCGACAGCAGCGCGGTGATGGGCTCGCCGCTGAACAGCCTGGTGTGGATCGCCAACAAGCTCGGCGAGATGGGCACCGCCCTGCAACCGGGCCACGTCATCCTGTCCGGCTCGATCACCCGCGTCTCACCGGTGGCCCCCGGCGACCGCGTCACCTGCACCATCGACGGACTAGGCGCCGTGAGCGCCGTGTTCAGCTAG
- a CDS encoding oxygenase MpaB family protein — translation MSEQPEPLGPDSLTWKYFGDWRGLLIALWAGSMQNMHPELGAGVEQHSQFFKERWQRLFRSLYPIGGVIYDGPRAHETAKAVRGYHNTIKGVDAKGRPYHALNPGTFYWAHATFFVSALLIAENFMGGLTAAQQRKMFDEHVQWYRMYGMSMRPVPATWEEFQEYWHHMCTEVLEDNKATRDVLDIKDIPKPNGMWWLPSPVWHLVRGLVARNFVWLTVGMYDPPIREKLGYTWSARDERLHRLTGKLINAAFKLVPFERRYHPRARAGWRRALGRAPVDAPLVETPARNLPPLDERDSPTHYAPQVPN, via the coding sequence ATGTCGGAGCAGCCTGAGCCACTCGGCCCGGATTCGCTGACCTGGAAGTACTTCGGCGACTGGCGCGGCCTGCTGATCGCCTTGTGGGCCGGGTCGATGCAGAACATGCACCCCGAGCTGGGCGCGGGCGTCGAGCAGCACTCGCAGTTCTTCAAGGAGCGCTGGCAGCGGCTGTTCCGCTCGCTCTACCCGATCGGGGGAGTCATCTACGACGGCCCCCGCGCGCACGAGACCGCCAAGGCCGTCCGCGGGTACCACAACACGATCAAGGGCGTCGACGCGAAGGGCCGCCCGTACCACGCGCTGAACCCGGGCACCTTCTACTGGGCGCACGCCACCTTCTTCGTCTCCGCGCTGCTCATCGCCGAGAACTTCATGGGCGGGCTGACCGCGGCGCAGCAGCGGAAGATGTTCGACGAGCACGTCCAGTGGTACCGGATGTACGGCATGAGCATGCGCCCGGTGCCCGCCACCTGGGAGGAGTTCCAGGAGTACTGGCACCACATGTGCACCGAGGTGCTGGAGGACAACAAGGCCACCCGCGACGTGCTCGACATCAAGGACATCCCGAAGCCCAACGGCATGTGGTGGCTGCCGTCGCCGGTGTGGCACCTGGTGCGCGGGCTGGTCGCGCGCAACTTCGTCTGGCTGACCGTCGGCATGTACGACCCGCCGATCCGCGAAAAGCTGGGCTACACCTGGAGCGCGCGCGACGAGCGGCTGCACCGGCTGACCGGCAAGCTGATCAACGCCGCGTTCAAGCTGGTGCCGTTCGAACGCCGCTACCACCCGCGGGCCCGCGCGGGCTGGCGGCGCGCGCTCGGCCGCGCGCCGGTGGACGCGCCGCTGGTGGAAACCCCCGCCCGCAATCTGCCCCCGCTGGACGAACGCGACAGTCCGACCCACTATGCACCCCAGGTGCCGAACTGA
- a CDS encoding acetaldehyde dehydrogenase (acetylating), with translation MARTAAIVGPGNIGTDLLVKLRRSEHLDVRYMVGVDPASDGLARAAELGLRTSAGGVDWLLAQDDLPELVFEATSAKAHEANAPRYAEAGIQAIDLTPAAVGPFTCPVVNLTEDSALLEAPNLNLITCGGQATIPIVHAVSRVTPVPYAEIVASVSSRSAGPGTRANIDEFTRTTARGIEEVGGATRGKAIIIINPVEPPMIMRDTVFCAIDPGADRAAIADSIHEIVRAVGEYVPGYTLTAEPQFDDPRPGWEDRARVAVFLEVAGNGDYLPRYAGNLDIMTAAAARVGELLAQRKAVSA, from the coding sequence ATGGCACGGACCGCCGCGATCGTCGGGCCTGGCAACATCGGTACCGACCTGCTGGTCAAGCTGCGCCGCAGTGAGCATCTCGACGTCCGCTACATGGTCGGCGTCGACCCGGCCTCCGACGGCCTCGCCCGCGCCGCCGAACTCGGGCTGCGCACGTCGGCCGGAGGCGTGGACTGGCTGCTCGCCCAGGACGACCTGCCCGAGCTGGTTTTCGAGGCCACATCGGCAAAAGCCCACGAGGCGAACGCACCGCGGTACGCCGAAGCGGGGATCCAGGCGATCGACCTGACCCCCGCCGCGGTCGGCCCGTTCACCTGCCCGGTGGTCAACCTGACCGAAGACAGCGCACTGCTCGAAGCACCGAACCTCAACCTGATCACCTGCGGCGGCCAGGCCACCATCCCGATCGTGCACGCGGTCTCCCGGGTGACCCCGGTGCCGTACGCGGAGATCGTCGCGTCGGTCTCGTCGCGCTCGGCCGGGCCGGGCACCCGCGCGAACATCGACGAGTTCACCAGGACCACCGCGCGCGGCATCGAGGAGGTCGGCGGCGCCACCCGCGGCAAGGCGATCATCATCATCAACCCGGTCGAGCCGCCGATGATCATGCGCGACACGGTGTTCTGCGCGATCGATCCCGGCGCCGACCGCGCGGCGATCGCCGATTCGATCCACGAGATCGTGCGCGCGGTGGGGGAGTACGTGCCCGGCTACACGCTCACCGCCGAACCGCAGTTCGACGATCCACGGCCGGGCTGGGAGGACCGCGCCAGGGTCGCGGTTTTCCTCGAGGTCGCGGGCAACGGCGACTACCTGCCGCGGTACGCCGGGAACCTGGACATCATGACCGCCGCCGCGGCCCGCGTCGGCGAACTGCTCGCGCAGCGGAAGGCGGTTTCGGCATGA